The Mytilus edulis chromosome 12, xbMytEdul2.2, whole genome shotgun sequence genome contains a region encoding:
- the LOC139497395 gene encoding collagen alpha chain-like — MQKKRTYSVFTQRLGIWNDLARTCRRNERTAYLLKGLGIWNDLARTCRRNERTAYLLKGCVSGMTLLEHAEETNVQRIYSKAWVSGMTLLEHAEETNVQPVLVALQTDAKSTQKILGKLTEQQDKDELVDRVKRYTDDADYVYFDLGQEHKQDEPYEVVEIGVPGPPGKQGMRGYPGRTGSQDFNGSPGIKGKTGERGPSGPTGQKGMAGARGNDGMDGAIGATGGDGIQGQPGQIGPVGPTGQKGMDGAIGATGGDGIQGQPGQIGPVGPTGQKGMDGAIGATGGDGIQGQPGQIGPVGPTGQKGMDGAIGATGADGIQGQPGQIGPVGPT; from the exons ATGCAGAAGAAACGAACGTACAGCGTATTTACTCAAAGGCTGGGTATCTGGAATGACCTTGCTAGAACATGCAGAAGAAACGAACGTACAGCGTATTTACTCAAAGGGCTGGGTATCTGGAATGACCTTGCTAGAACATGCAGAAGAAACGAACGTACAGCGTATTTACTTAAAGGCTGTGTATCTGGAATGACCTTGCTAGAACATGCAGAAGAAACGAACGTACAGCGTATTTACTCAAAGGCCTGGGTATCTGGAATGACCTTGCTAGAACATGCAGAAGAAACCAACGTACAGC CAGTGCTTGTTGCGCTTCAGACTGATGCTAAATCTACACAAAAGATACTCG gtaaaCTTACAGAACAACAAGATAAAGATGAG CTTGTAGATCGTGTGAAAAGATATACTGACGACGCAGACTACGTATATTTCGATCTTGGACAAGAGCATAAACaag atgAACCATATGAAGTCGTTG AAATAGGGGTACCTGGTCCTCCTGGTAAACAGG GAATGAGAGGATATCCTGGTCGAACTGGATCTCAAGATTTCAATGGGTCTCCAGGAATAAAAGGTAAAACTGGTGAAAGAGGACCTTCTGGACCAACTGGACAAAAAGGAATGGCTGGAGCCCGTGGTAATGATGGAATGGATGGAGCAATAGGAGCAACAGGTGGTGATGGTATCCAGGGACAACCAGGACAAATAGGACCTGTTGGACCAACTGGACAAAAAGGAATGGATGGAGCAATAGGAGCAACAGGTGGTGATGGTATCCAGGGACAACCAGGACAAATAGGACCTGTTGGACCAACTGGACAAAAAGGAATGGATGGAGCAATAGGAGCAACAGGTGGTGATGGTATCCAGGGACAACCAGGACAAATAGGACCTGTTGGACCAACTGGACAAAAAGGAATGGATGGAGCAATAGGAGCAACAGGTGCTGACGGTATCCAGGGACAACCAGGACAAATAGGACCTGTTGGACCAACTTGA
- the LOC139497396 gene encoding collagen, type I, alpha 1a-like — translation MDGAIGATGADGIQGQPGQIGPVGPTGQKGMDGAIGATGGDGIQGQPGQIGPVGPTGKKGMDGAIGATGGDGIQGQPGQTGPVGPTGQKGMDGAIGATGGDGIQGQPGQTGPVGPTGQKGMDRAIGATGGDGMDGAIGATGADGIQGQPGQTGPVGPTGQKGMDGAIGATGGDGIQGQPGQIGPVGPTGQKGMD, via the exons ATGGATGGAGCAATAGGAGCAACAGGTGCTGACGGTATCCAGGGACAACCAGGACAAATAGGACCTGTTGGACCAACTGGACAAAAAGGAATGGATGGAGCAATAGGAGCAACAGGTGGTGATGGTATCCAGGGACAACCAGGACAAATAGGACCTGTTGGACCAACTGGAAAAAAAGGAATGGATGGAGCAATAGGAGCAACAGGTGGTGATGGTATCCAGGGACAACCAGGACAAACAGGACCTGTTGGACCAACTGGACAAAAAGGAATGGATGGAGCAATAGGAGCAACAGGTGGTGATGGTATCCAGGGACAACCAGGACAAACAGGACCTGTTGGACCAACTGGACAAAAAGGAATGGATAGAGCAATAGGAGCAACAGGTGGTGATG GAATGGATGGAGCAATAGGAGCAACAGGTGCTGACGGTATCCAGGGACAACCAGGACAAACAGGACCTGTTGGACCAACTGGACAAAAAGGAATGGATGGAGCAATAGGAGCAACAGGTGGTGACGGTATCCAGGGACAACCAGGACAAATAGGACCTGTTGGACCAACTGGACAAAAAGGAATGGAT
- the LOC139499662 gene encoding collagen alpha chain-like, with protein sequence MDGAIGATGGDGIQGQPGQIGPVGPTGQKGMDGAIGATGGDGIQGQPGQIGPVGPTGQKGMDGAIGATGGDGIQGQPGQTGPVGPTGQKGMDGAIGATGGDGIQGQPGQTGPVGPTGQKGMDEAIGATGGDGIQGQPGARGIDGMDGDTGQTGPPGPTGPKGETGSTGHRGI encoded by the coding sequence ATGGATGGAGCAATAGGAGCAACAGGTGGTGATGGTATCCAGGGACAACCAGGACAAATAGGACCTGTTGGACCAACTGGACAAAAAGGAATGGATGGAGCAATAGGAGCAACAGGTGGTGATGGTATCCAGGGACAACCAGGACAAATAGGACCTGTTGGACCAACTGGACAAAAAGGAATGGATGGAGCAATAGGAGCAACAGGTGGTGATGGTATCCAGGGACAACCAGGACAAACAGGACCTGTTGGACCAACTGGACAAAAAGGAATGGATGGAGCAATAGGAGCAACAGGTGGTGATGGTATCCAGGGACAACCAGGACAAACAGGACCTGTTGGACCAACTGGACAAAAAGGAATGGATGAAGCAATAGGAGCAACAGGTGGTGATGGTATCCAGGGACAACCAGGAGCCCGTGGTATTGATGGAATGGATGGTGATACTGGACAAACAGGGCCACCTGGACCAACTGGTCCAAAAGGAGAAACTGGTTCAACAGGACATAGgggtatttaa
- the LOC139497397 gene encoding A-kinase anchor protein 9-like gives MNSDSSNEEATIAEPTVLVEILKTLTKMEERMGKIERKFDQIEQITFKLEEIENAVKTINERNEQTENSFVGLSTVVDDVINQCTGNKQEIQELKLEMEKIGSEVKKSNTAKVTDQSNVIQKMEESLIDLKCRSMKNNLIFSGLQYQKDEHVEEKLRNFLQNELKINHRIEFGNAHRFGKQGFNGTRPIVARFLFRKDLEMVLSSAYHLRGKPFGIKEQFPFEIEQARKKLYPILKKAKQDGKMASLVRDKLFINGKLYMEEKIKTHSQTPAKMTQQKIEATNQSPPIPPRSKRARTESDNSPIRRNLRNSDSIPSPSTHANNTQPNQY, from the coding sequence atgaattccGATAGCTCAAATGAAGAAGCTACAATTGCAGAACCTACCGTTCTTGTAGAAATATTAAAGACACTTACAAAAATGGAGGAAAGAATGGGTAAAATTGAGAGGAAATTTGACCAAATAGAACAAATTACCTTCAAGCTAGAAGAAATAGAGAACGCGGTCAAAACTATAAATGAAAGAAACGAACAGACTGAGAACAGTTTTGTAGGTTTAAGCACAGTGGTGGATGACGTTATCAACCAATGTACCGGGAATAAACAGGAAATTCAAGAGCTGAAATTGGAAATGGAAAAAATAGGATCGGAAGTGAAAAAATCAAACACCGCAAAAGTCACTGATCAATCTAACGTTATTCAAAAAATGGAAGAAAGTTTGATAGATTTAAAGTGTCGCTCTATGAAAAATAATCTGATATTTTCTGGTCTACAATACCAGAAGGATGAGCATGTTGAAGAAAAACTTAGAAATTTCTTACAAAACGAACTTAAAATAAACCATCGAATAGAGTTCGGAAATGCCCATCGGTTTGGAAAACAGGGCTTTAATGGAACGAGGCCAATAGTTGCAAGGTTTTTGTTCAGAAAAGATTTAGAGATGGTGCTTTCTAGTGCTTACCACCTTAGAGGAAAACCTTTTGGGATTAAAGAGCAGTTTCCGTTTGAAATTGAACAAGCGCGGAAAAAGCTTTATCCTATCTTAAAGAAAGCCAAACAGGACGGCAAAATGGCAAGCCTGGTACGGGATAAACTATTTATAAACGGGAAATTATACATGGAAGAGAAAATAAAGACACATTCTCAAACACCGGCAAAAATGACACAACAGAAAATTGAGGCAACCAACCAGAGCCCGCCAATCCCACCGAGATCAAAACGAGCTAGGACTGAGTCAGATAACAGCCCTATAAGAAGAAATCTCAGAAACAGTGATTCCATACCTTCTCCATCAACACATGCGAACAACACACAACCAAACCAATATTAG
- the LOC139497398 gene encoding uncharacterized protein codes for MAPFSEDEENYVRLALLLKGVTPRAVRTYFDREFPPTSLSSTLRVVDSKTFDVTLMICLIRNLTSINPPINGFDALPPPGETTPASDLARIKCYRNKLAHHDNNTIDMTYFNVAWREISNAVRRLGGQTMYQDCQDLKVKILDQSNKEIIMEIKQSLEEIKELKQTVVNLGMEHSQMTENLNDLQTSHNDLQTSHNTLQTEHSIAMNSLKDPIPWNIKVDIFVTYVSYLVRGLITLGHADKKKQTEDWEKKDKMFVSTRASDYIMERLQDNSCLTLTAPSGVGKSFIARHTALLLKKEGYNIIPVYSPTDVRTYYQPGKQTVFIVDDICGNFTANQQHIDNWKQMLPVIDTIIADKCCKIIVSCRLQVYKDEKFNILSTFKSNECNLISDTLGLTSVEKTKIANTYIGTRMKDLHDLSQKYDFFPLLCSLYHDKKNVDAEEFFKNPFAFYKNELDNLSAHGDEGKYRICSLALCVLFNNHLEEKWFLGKVTKEQNQIIKDTFNACGLDRRISKTKMQHALDTLDGTFICKQNGVYRSLHDKLFDFLVHYFGQKIIECLIDHGDSELVHSRFIWQKSLDAENSNIDFIEIPDNNLETYLKRCIKDWSSGYVTAVLNNNNMKRSSFIQQLLHYLQQLKTSEQVALANTKDIMIPKENYGSGNTPLILTCYDGYTDIVQWLLHNNVNVDQCRNNMVTGLYMASQNGHTDIVKLLLEKNPNVDLCDKNGFSPLNRASHNGHTDIVKLLLEKNPNVDLCDNNSCSPLNRASQNGHTDIVKLLLEKNPNVDLCNKYGFTPLINACEGSYTSIVQLLMKHKPNIDAQTYVGCNALRFSALNGNLEITQLLVKSNADCNMCCYSKQSFIDTIKSDSSKTLEKEKQVCFDYLIEKASSYVADYISTKTVNYVFNMEAGCSPLHLACFMNRLDVVRCLLDHNANINMTNEDETTPLFFACEVGNEDIVRVLLDKGADTQICRLDGKSPLQIATDNRHTSIVMIVSEHMMVDTLSSCPCSVL; via the exons aTGGCACCTTTTTCTGAGGATGAGGAGAATTATGTGCGATTAGCGTTGTTATTAAAAGGAGTGACACCTAGAGCAGTCCGTACTTATTTTGACAGAGAATTTCCACCTACCTCTCTATCATCAACACTTA GGGTTGTAGATTCCAAAACATTTGATGTTACGTTGATGATCTGTTTAATCAGAAACTTGACATCTATCAATCCTCCAATCAATGGATTCGACGCGCTACCACCACCAGGGGAAACAACTCCAGCATCTGATCTAGCCAGGATAAAATGTTACAGAAATAAACTAGCTCATCATGATAATAATACAATAGACATGACTTATTTTAATGTAGCTTGGAGAGAGATATCTAAT GCTGTACGTCGATTGGGAGGTCAGACAATGTATCAAGATTGTCAAGATTTAAAGGTGAAAATCTTAGATCAGTCTAATAAGGAAATTATAATGGAAATCAAACAATCACTAGAAGAGATAAAAGAGCTGAAACAAACAGTGGTTAATTTGGGGATGGAACACTCTCAAATGACAGAAAATCTTAATGATTTACAAACTTCACACAACGATCTTCAGACTTCCCACAATACTTTACAGACAGAACACTCAATAGCTATGAATAGTTTGAAAGACCCAATACCATGGAACATCAAAG TGGACATTTTCGTAACCTACGTTTCATATTTAGTACGAGGGTTAATTACCTTAGGACA tgcagataaaaaaaaacaaacagaagacTGGGAAAAGAAAGATAAGATGTTCGTGTCTACTAGAGCCAGTGATTACATCATGGAACGTTTACAGGACAACAGTTGTTTGACTCTAACCGCCCCATCAGGTGTTGGAAAATCATTCATTGCAAGACACACAGCACTTCTTTTAAAGAAAGAAGGATACAATATAATACCAGTTTACTCACCAACAGACGTAAGAACTTATTATCAACCTGGTAAACAGACAGTCTTCATTGTAGATGATATTTGTGGAAATTTCACTGCCAACCAACAACATATTGATAACTGGAAACAAATGTTACCTGTGATTGATACTATTATTGCAGATAAATGTTGTAAGATTATTGTCTCATGTAGGTTACAAGTCTATAAAGATGAAAAGTTTAATATATTATCAACTTTTAAATCAAATGAATGCAACTTAATATCAGATACGTTAGGACTTACATCTGTAGAGAAAACAAAGATAGCAAATACTTACATTGGCACACGCATGAAAGATCTTCATGACTTAtcacaaaagtatgatttttttccaCTGTTGTGTAGTTTATATCATGACAAGAAAAATGTAGATGCAgaagaatttttcaaaaatccttTTGCTTTCTATAAAAATGAGCTAGACAATCTAAGTGCACATGGTGATGAAGGGAAATATAGAATATGTAGTCTTGCTTTATGTGTTCTTTTTAATAATCACCTAGAAGAAAAATGGTTCTTGGGAAAAGTAACGAAGGAGCAAAACCAGATCATAAAAGACACATTTAATGCTTGTGGATTGGACAGACGAATATCCAAGACAAAAATGCAACATGCCCTTGACACCCTCGATGGTACATTTATCTGTAAACAAAATGGTGTTTATAGATCTCTACATGATAAACTTTTTGACTTCCTTGTTCATTACTTCGGCCAGAAAATAATTGAATGTCTGATAGACCATGGTGATAGTGAATTAGTACATTCACGTTTTATTTGGCAGAAATCACTAGATGCCGAGAACAGTAACATAGACTTCATTGAAATACCAGATAATAATTTAGAAACATATCTAAAAAGGTGTATAAAGGACTGGTCATCTGGATATGTGACAGCTGTGTTAAACAACAATAATATGAAGAGATCATCATTCATACAACAGTTATTACATTACTTACAACAACTAAAAACATCAGAACAAGTAGCATTAGCCAATACCAAGGACATAATGATACCAAAGGAGAATTATGGATCAGGTAATACTCCACTGATACTAACTTGTTATGATGGTTATACTGATATTGTACAGTGGTTGTTACATAATAATGTGAATGTAGATCAATGTAGAAATAATATGGTTACTGGACTGTACATGGCAAGTCAGaatggacatactgatatagtaaagttactgttagagaagaatcctaatgttgatctatgtgacaaGAATGGCTTTAGTCCTCTGAACAGGGCAAGTCATaatggacatactgatatagtaaagttactgttagagaagaatcctaatgttgatctatgtgacaatAATAGCTGTAGTCCTCTGAACAGGGCAAGTCAGaatggacatactgatatagtaaagttactgttagagaagaatcctaatgttgatttATGTAACAAGTATGGTTTCACACCACTCATTAATGCTTGTGAAGGTTCATACACCAGTATAGTACAGCTattaatgaaacataaaccaaACATTGATGCCCAGACCTATGTGGGATGTAATGCTTTAAGGTTCAGTGCACTGAATGGAAACCTAGAGATAACACAGCTACTTGTAAAGAGCAATGCTGACTGTAATATGTGTTGCTATAGTAAACAGTCTTTCATAGATACAATTAAAAGTGATTCAtcaaaaacattagaaaaagaaaaacaggtTTGTTTTGATTATCTTATAGAGAAAGCATCCTCATATGTAGCAGATTATATCAGTACGAAAACAGTAAACTACGTCTTCAATATGGAGGCTGGTTGTTCTCCATTACACTTGGCATGCTTTATGAATAGGCTAGATGTAGTCCGTTGTCTTCTAGACCACAATGCTAACATCAACATGACAAACGAAGACGAAACAACTCCATTATTTTTTGCATGTGAAGTAGGAAATGAGGATATTGTACGTGTATTGTTAGATAAAGGTGCAGATACACAGATTTGTAGACTAGATGGGAAATCCCCTTTACAGATTGCTACAGATAATAGACATACATCTATAGTAATGATTGTATCAGAACACATGATGGTGGACACTCTTTCTTCTTGTCCTTGCTCTGTATTGTAA